The Neoarius graeffei isolate fNeoGra1 chromosome 12, fNeoGra1.pri, whole genome shotgun sequence genome window below encodes:
- the otub1a gene encoding ubiquitin thioesterase OTUB1a codes for MADEQQQEEGMSQKELDGLNCLAYDEAIIAQQDRIQQEIATSIPLVSERQDLAVLKNEYAEDDSIYQQKIRDLQKKYSFIRKTRPDGNCFYRAFGFAYLESLLDDSKELHRFKAIAAKSKLDLVSQGFTEFTIEDFHNTFMDLIEVCDKQPSVAELLNSFNEQSMSDYLVVYLRLVTSGYLQRQNEFFQYFIEGGRTVREFCQQEVEPMSKESDHIHIIALAQALSVCILVEYMDRGEGGTVNHHIFPEDGEPKVFLLYRPGHYDILYK; via the exons ATGGCGGATGAACAACAACAAGAGGAAGGGATGTCCCAAAAGGAGCTCGATG GTTTGAATTGTCTCGCATATGATGAAGCTATTATTGCGCAACAGGACAGGATTCAGCAAGAG ATTGCCACCAGCATTCCACTCGTATCAGAACGACAGGATCTAGCAGTACTTAAAAATGAATATGCTGAAGATGACTCAATTTACCAGCAAAAAATAAGG GACTTACAGAAGAAATACTCGTTCATACGGAAGACGCGGCCCGACGGAAACTGCTTCTACAGAGCCTTCGGTTTTGCCTACTTGGAGTCATTGCTGGATGATAGTAAAGAACTACACAG GTTCAAAGCCATTGCTGCCAAGAGCAAACTGGACCTTGTGAGTCAAGGTTTCACAGAGTTCACCATCGAAGATTTTCACAACACA TTCATGGACCTGATCGAGGTGTGCGATAAGCAGCCGTCCGTGGCAGAGCTGCTCAACTCCTTCAACGAGCAGAGCATGTCTGACTACCTGGTGGTATATCTGCGCCTTGTGACTTCAGGCTACCTGCAGAGACAGAACGAGTTCTTCCAGTACTTTATAGAGGGCGGACGCACCGTACGAGAATTCTGCCAGCAG GAGGTGGAGCCCATGTCCAAAGAGAGTGACCACATCCACATCATTGCTCTAGCGCAGGCCCTGAGCGTGTGTATCTTGGTGGAGTACATGGACCGAGGGGAGGGAGGCACAGTGAACCACCACATCTTCCCTGAGGATGGAGAACCCAAAGTCTTCCTCCTGTACAGGCCGGGTCACTACGACATATTGTACAAATAG